ATCTACATGCAATTAGATGAAAATGAAGCGAATGGTCTCTTGTGGGACAACATTAGTTATGCAATAGGTGTGACTGCTAAAGAAGCTTTTGAGTTTGAAAATAAGAAAGAGCTTCCTTCTCCCTTAGAGAACATTGAACCAGAACTACTTGATGTCTTTATTGATAATATAAAAGAAATCAGCATGGATCTTTATCATCACGTCGAAACAGTAAAAATTTTCATCAATAGAAATCCATACTCATCAAGAGAATCTGCCCTAAAAAAACTAGATAAAATGGGCTTACTTAGATGATTTGATTGGAAGATTTGGCGAAAAATCAAAAAGAACACCCCGGAAGTTAGAGTGTCATCTCTACCTTTGGGGTGTTGTTTAATTTCTATACTTGAGGATTTTACAGTACCCACGTACGAATAGCATGGGCTACGCCAGATTCATCATTTGTTTTAGTGATGTATTTGGCGATTTTTTTGAGTTCAGGATTTCCATTTTCCATAACAACGGGATTTCCAACGACTTCGAGCATGGCGCGGTCATTCTCTTCGTCCCCAATCGCCATGGTTTCATCTTTAGTCAATCCTAGTTTTTCAGCTAAGTGAGTAATGGCTGAGCCCTTGTCTACATTCTTTTTAAGGAGTTCGAGGTAGAAGGGAGCAGATTTGTTGATGGAGTAGCGCTCGTAAAATTCGGCTGGTATCTTTTCAATCGCAGCATCGAGAATCTCTGGTTCATCGATAAACATACACTTGACGATTTCCTTGTCAGCCATTTCTTCAGGGGTGCGGTAGAAGATAGGCATGCTGACGAGGGTTGATTCGTGCACCGTGTATTTTCCGATATTGCGATTGGCCGTATAGATACCGTCCTTGGTAATGGCGTGCATATGGACACCGAGCTTGCGACTGAGAAATTCCATATCCAGATAATCCTCATAGGTCAAGGATTCGCTGATAATCTCATGACCAGTAGCAGTTTCTTGGACAAGGGCACCGTTGAAGGTTACCACATAGTCACCCTCGTCTCTCAACTGCAAGTCGTCCAGAAGTTTGGCAACACCTGCGATAGGACGACCTGTTGCAATAACGACCTTGACGTCAGCTTCTTTGGCATCTTGGATGGCGGAAAAGACTTGAGGAGTGATTTCCTTTTTACTGTTAACCAGGGTACCATCGATATCGACGGCGATTAGTTTAATACTCATAAATTTCCTCTATTCGTTCTTATTTGGGGTAAAATGATCGTTCTCAATCAAGTGTAAAAATTGCTGGGTGATACTTGCGAAGATGCTATTTTGGTCCAACATTTCTTTCGGGAAATAGAAACGATTGTCTCCATGGCGACTGCCAGCAAGGGATTGGACGATAGGAGACAGGCTAGAGAGTTCAGCCAGTTCTCCATTTTTTTGTATAATCTCAATCTGTGTCCGTGGATTTTCAGATTCGGGACGATAGATATCATAAGGGAGGTCAAAGTTCTTATGAATGGCAGCATAGTAGTCTGGATCAAAACCGATTTCTTCAACCAGTTGTCTCATGGTTGCGAGTTGGTCTTGGTCTTTTTCTGAAAAAGTAATGGATTTAAAGACCTTGCGGTTGACAAAACGTTGCGACAAGTCGGCTAGTATCTTGTCAGGACTGGTCATCCAGAGTTGGAAGTAGGTATTCATCACGCCGTCATCAAGTGCCAGATAATCAGATAGAGTAACTTTCTTTTCAAAAAAAGGTAGCAAATGAGGAGAAGTGCGTGCAAAGAAGTCCTTGTCTTCAGGATAGAGTTCCTTAGCGCGTTTGAGGAGATTCTGTAGAAGAACCTCCATGGCGCGTGTTGCTGGGTGGAAATAAACCTGCATATACATCTGGTAGCGACTGAGAACGTAGTCTTCGATGGCATGCATGCCGTTGCGCTGAAAGGCGATCCCATTTTCGACAGGACGAATGACTCGGAGGATGCGAGTCAGGTCAAATTCCCCATAAGATGCTCCTGTAAAATAAGAGTCGCGCAATAGATAGTCCATGCGATCCGCATCAATCTGACTAGAAATGAGCTGCACGACCTGCTTGTTAGGATAGGTATGGTCGATAACACTGGCTACCTTTTCTGGGCAATCTGGCGCTACTTGTAGCAGGACTTGGTGAATCTCTGTCTCAGGACTTTGGATGATTTCCTGAGTAATGGCTTCATGATTTGTATCAAAAAGATTTTCAAAAGTATGCGAGTAGGCACCATGCCCAAGGTCGTGTAGGAGAGCAGCGGTCATGGTCAAGAGAGACTCAGCAGGATCCCATTCTTCAGGGTATTTTTCTTCAAAAATCTCCGTGATACGTCGAGCAATCTCATAGACTCCCAAACAGTGGGAAAAGCGACTGTGCTCACCACCATGGAAGGTATAACTGGAAGTCCCTAGCTGTTTGATACGGCGAAGACGTTGAAATTCTTTTGTATTGATCAAGTCGTATATGACCTGATTATTGACGTGGATATAGTTGTGAACTGGGTCACGGAATACTTTTTCGTTCATATGACCATTATAGCAAAATCCTGCTCTTTTTGGTAAAATAGTAGGACAAGAGACAAGAAAGAGGATTTGATGTGAAGATTCGGATGCGAAATACGATTCAGTTTGATGAACAATTGGAAGTCATTGACCAACTCTATGACGTGGAAGTGCGTGAAAAGGGAGATTATCACTATCTGCTTTTCTACAATGAGGAAAAAGAAAAAGTGGTTCTCAAGTTTCATAGTCAAGAACTGGTGATGACCCGTTTCTCGAGTCCCAAAACCATCATGCGTTTTCTAAAGGATAGTGATAGTTTAGCCTATATTCCGACTCCAATGGGGATGCAGGAGTTTATCATTCAAACGAATCACTATGAATTGGATGGGCAAAAGATTGAATTAGCCTATCAACTGCAAAACCAAGAGGGACACCCCTTTGCCAGCTATCAATTAGAAATTACTTGGGGATAAGAAAAAGGTTGGCGGAAGCCAACCTTATTTGATATAGAGTTCTTGATTTTTTAGGACAATTTCACGAACACTTGCGAATTTCTTGAGTTTTTTCAGTTCTTCAGGATGGGTTACCAGAGTGATAACATAGCCCTCCTTGCCCATGCGACCTGTACGACCAGCACGGTGGGTATAGGTTTCCATATCTCTAGGGACGTCGAAGTTGACAACACATTCCAAGCTATCAATATCAATCCCACGAGCCAAAAGATCAGTTGCAAGGAGTAGGGTTAGCTGCTTGCCTTTAAACTTTTCTAAGATGACTTTTCGAAATTTAACATTGACATCGCTAGCGAGGGAAACAGCCAAGATATCGCGATACTGTAATTTTTCTTCTGCACTTCCAAGGTCTGACAAGCTGTTAAAGAAGACCAGACCACGGAAATCCTCTACATGTGCTAGTTTTCGTAGCATGTCCACTCGGTGACGTTGGTCTACCTGCATGTAGAAGTGTTGGATGTTGTCCAGTTTTTGATCAGAGAGATCAATAGTGCGCGTGTTTGGTGCAATCTTTTCTTGGTCAAACTTGGTCGTCGCACTCATGTAGATGAGTTGGTGGTCACGAGGTGCGTAGTGGGTGATTTTCTCGACAAAGTGAATTTGAGAATCATCGAACAATTGGTCAAATTCATCCAGAATGATGGTTTCTACATTCATCATCTTGATTTTTTTCAATTTAATCAACTCAAAGATACGGCCAGGTGTTCCAATCAGAATTTCTGGTCCTTTTTTAAGACGTTCAATCTGGCGTTTCTGACTCGAACCTGATAAGAAGAGCTGAGCAGTTAAGCCGATAGCCTCTGACCACGTTTTACATACATCAAAAATCTGTCCAGCTAGTTCTGTATTTGGTGCTAGGATCAAGAGTTGCTGGGCTTTTTTCTTTTGTAGTCTGAGAAGACTTGGCAGGAGGTAAGCTAGGGTCTTACCAGTTCCTGTCGGGCTCACTCCTAGGAGGTTTTCTCCAGCAAGTATAGGATCAAATAGTTGACTTTGAATGGGGGTGAATTCTTGGAAACCGAGCTGGTCGCTTAGTTCTTGCCATTCAGTAGGTAGTTTGGTTTTCATTTTTCTGCCTCAAATCTAATGCCAGCAGTCTGGCGCATGGTATAGAGTAAATCATGAACAGAGCTTGCATCATCCACCCAGTTCTGGTAGAAAGTCTGGTCTGGTTGCTGGATCATCTGTGCAAATGCAGCAACTTCCTCAGTCATCGTATGGGGAGCTTGTTGGATAGGGAGCTGGATTGGATTTCCTTGGTGGTCGCTAAAAATAGCTGAGCGGACATGCTCAATCGTGTTGAGGGTCAAGGTTCCATCTGCTGTGTAAATCTCACAAGGAAGATTGGAAGTAATGTTTTTTCCTGCCTTGATATGAACTTGAAAGTCAGGGTAGAAGAGGATACCATCGCCATTTAGGTCAATGCTATTGTCAAGCTGTTGAGCCTGATAGGTCGCGTCCTGAGCCTTTCCAAAGAGACGAATAGCAGCGTAGAGGGGATAAATCCCCAAGTCCATAAGAGCTCCACCAGCAAAACGGTCTGAAAAGACATTGGGAGTCTGTCCAGCCAACAAGTCAGGCATCTTGGAAGAATACTTGGCATAGTTGAAATCTGCTCCCAGCACTTGCTTGTCTGCTAAAAAGTTTTTGATAGTGGTAAAAGCTTCTTCGTGGTAATTACGAGCTGCTTCAAAGATAAAACAGTGATTTTTCTCAGCTGTTTGTCTCAAATCTAGCCATTCATGTGGCTGAGTGACAGCTGGCTTTTCAAGAATGACGTGTTTCCCAAAAGACAAGGCTGCTTTGGCTTGAACAAAATGCAAGGAGTTTGGACTAGCGATATAGACTACATCAAAGGAGCTCTTGAAGAAGTCTTCTACTTGATCAAAGAGTTGGATATCTTGATAGCGAGAAGCAAAGGTTGCTGCTGTTTCTATCTTTCTAGAATAGACAGCGACCAGCTGGTATTCTCCGTTAGCATGGGCTGCTTCTATGAAATGATGACTGATAGCCCCTGTTCCGATGACACCTAATTTAAGCATAAATACTCCTTTTCCGACTTCAAATCCTTCCTTCATTATAACATAGAAAAGAAGGACTATCCAACAGATGGTAAAAATTTTCAAATGGGCTACGCATTTTTAGGAGAAAGTGGTACAATATTGAAATGAGTAAATGAAACTGAATTGGGAGAGAAAATGAGATTATTACCAATAAGAAAAATATCACGTCAGTCTAAGCGACTAGCGCTTTTTTTGACTTTTTGTGCAGGATATGTCGATGCTTATACCTTTATCGTGCGAGGGAACACCCTTGTCGCTGGACAGACTGGGAATGTGGTTTTTCTTTCTGTAGGACTTATTCAACAAAATGTATCGGATGCCAGTGCCAAAGTAATGACCTTGTTTTCCTTTATGATGGGTGTCTTTTTTCTGACATTGTATAAGGAAAAACTACGAATTGTTAAAAAGCCGATTTTGTCCTTGATTCCACTTGCAGTCTTATCCCTAATTATAGGCTTTGTGCCGCAAACGGTTGACAATATCTATCTCGTACCGCCCTTGGCCTTTTGTATGGGACTGGTGACAACAGCCTTTGGAGAAGTGTCAGGTATTGCCTATAATAATGCTTTTATGACGGGCAATATTAAACGAACCATGTTGGCTTTTGGAGATTATTTCCGGACCAAGCATACGCCTTTTCTACGAGAGGGCTTGATTTTTGTTAGCTTACTTAGTAGTTTTGTCTTCGGAGTTGTTTTTTCAGCTTATTTGACGATTTACTATCAGGAGAAGACAATTCTAGGTGTTCCTCTTATGATGAGTATCTTTTACTTCAGTATGCTTTTTGCTTCTTGGAGAAAAAAAGGGAAAGAAAAAGCTTAAATTTGATTGATTTCGCTTGTAAGAAAAAAGAAGATATGCTATACTTGAAGAGTTGACTATGCACAATCCTGTGCAACCGCACGAACATCGTTTGCTCATCGTATACAAAATTTAAACTTTGTTATACTTAGAGCTCTTCTTTTAAGTGGTTCGTCCCACGATGCTAGGCGAGTCTTCACAAAAATACGGGGAAACCCTAAAAATCATAGGAGGTGCATAATGAGCACATACGCAATTATCAAAACTGGCGGAAAACAAGTTAAAGTTGAAGTTGGTCAAGCAGTTTACGTTGAAAAATTGAACGTTGAAGCTGGTCAAGAAGTTACTTTTAACGAAGTTGTTCTTGTTGGTGGTGAAAACACTGTTGTCGGAACTCCACTTGTTGCTGGAGCTACTGTAGTTGGAACTGTTGAAAAACAAGGAAAACAAAAGAAAGTTGTTACTTACAAGTACAAACCTAAAAAAGGTAGCCACCGTAAACAAGGTCACCGTCAACCATATACAAAAGTTGTCATCAACGCGATCAACGCTTAATTTTAAGGAGAACACATGATACAAGCAGTCTTTGAGAGAGCCGAAGATGGCGAGCTGAGGAGTGCGGAAATTACTGGACACGCCGAAAGTGGCGAATACGGCTTAGATGTCGTGTGTGCATCGGTTTCTACGCTTGCCATTAACTTTATCAATTCCATTGAGAAATTTGCAGGCTATGAACCAATCTTAGAATTAAACGAAGATGAAGGTGGCTATCTAAAGGTTGAAATACCAGCGGATCTTCCTTCGCACCAGAGAGAAATGACCCAGTTATTCTTTGAATCATTTTTCTTAGGTATGGCAAATTTATCGGAGAACTCTTCTGAGTTCGTCCAAACCAGAGTTATCACAGAAAACTAACACGGAGGAAAACATTATGTTAAAAATGACTCTTAACAACTTGCAACTTTTCGCCCACAAAAAAGGTGGAGGTTCTACATCAAACGGACGTGATTCACAAGCGAAACGTCTTGGAGCTAAAGCAGCTGACGGACAAACTGTAACAGGTGGATCAATCCTTTACCGTCAACGTGGTACACACATCTATCCAGGTGTAAACGTTGGACGTGGTGGAGACGATACTTTGTTCGCTAAAGTTGAAGGCGTAGTACGCTTTGAACGTAAAGGTCGCGATAAAAAACAAGTTTCTGTTTACCCAATCGCAAAATAAAAAGGTTCAGTGAACCTTTTTATCCCGAGCCTTAAAATGAAAAGGCGAGGAAGCTAGAACTAG
This window of the Streptococcus sp. D7B5 genome carries:
- the yidA gene encoding sugar-phosphatase; translation: MSIKLIAVDIDGTLVNSKKEITPQVFSAIQDAKEADVKVVIATGRPIAGVAKLLDDLQLRDEGDYVVTFNGALVQETATGHEIISESLTYEDYLDMEFLSRKLGVHMHAITKDGIYTANRNIGKYTVHESTLVSMPIFYRTPEEMADKEIVKCMFIDEPEILDAAIEKIPAEFYERYSINKSAPFYLELLKKNVDKGSAITHLAEKLGLTKDETMAIGDEENDRAMLEVVGNPVVMENGNPELKKIAKYITKTNDESGVAHAIRTWVL
- the rpmA gene encoding 50S ribosomal protein L27 — its product is MLKMTLNNLQLFAHKKGGGSTSNGRDSQAKRLGAKAADGQTVTGGSILYRQRGTHIYPGVNVGRGGDDTLFAKVEGVVRFERKGRDKKQVSVYPIAK
- a CDS encoding DUF1934 domain-containing protein produces the protein MKIRMRNTIQFDEQLEVIDQLYDVEVREKGDYHYLLFYNEEKEKVVLKFHSQELVMTRFSSPKTIMRFLKDSDSLAYIPTPMGMQEFIIQTNHYELDGQKIELAYQLQNQEGHPFASYQLEITWG
- a CDS encoding Imm6 family immunity protein — protein: MLTNYFMLIFAEAIANRMETQYTSHIRTALDACWSFLENRNKKGEELYRLLDDGTDFSGIFIYMQLDENEANGLLWDNISYAIGVTAKEAFEFENKKELPSPLENIEPELLDVFIDNIKEISMDLYHHVETVKIFINRNPYSSRESALKKLDKMGLLR
- a CDS encoding DEAD/DEAH box helicase, producing MKTKLPTEWQELSDQLGFQEFTPIQSQLFDPILAGENLLGVSPTGTGKTLAYLLPSLLRLQKKKAQQLLILAPNTELAGQIFDVCKTWSEAIGLTAQLFLSGSSQKRQIERLKKGPEILIGTPGRIFELIKLKKIKMMNVETIILDEFDQLFDDSQIHFVEKITHYAPRDHQLIYMSATTKFDQEKIAPNTRTIDLSDQKLDNIQHFYMQVDQRHRVDMLRKLAHVEDFRGLVFFNSLSDLGSAEEKLQYRDILAVSLASDVNVKFRKVILEKFKGKQLTLLLATDLLARGIDIDSLECVVNFDVPRDMETYTHRAGRTGRMGKEGYVITLVTHPEELKKLKKFASVREIVLKNQELYIK
- a CDS encoding HD domain-containing protein is translated as MNEKVFRDPVHNYIHVNNQVIYDLINTKEFQRLRRIKQLGTSSYTFHGGEHSRFSHCLGVYEIARRITEIFEEKYPEEWDPAESLLTMTAALLHDLGHGAYSHTFENLFDTNHEAITQEIIQSPETEIHQVLLQVAPDCPEKVASVIDHTYPNKQVVQLISSQIDADRMDYLLRDSYFTGASYGEFDLTRILRVIRPVENGIAFQRNGMHAIEDYVLSRYQMYMQVYFHPATRAMEVLLQNLLKRAKELYPEDKDFFARTSPHLLPFFEKKVTLSDYLALDDGVMNTYFQLWMTSPDKILADLSQRFVNRKVFKSITFSEKDQDQLATMRQLVEEIGFDPDYYAAIHKNFDLPYDIYRPESENPRTQIEIIQKNGELAELSSLSPIVQSLAGSRHGDNRFYFPKEMLDQNSIFASITQQFLHLIENDHFTPNKNE
- the rplU gene encoding 50S ribosomal protein L21, coding for MSTYAIIKTGGKQVKVEVGQAVYVEKLNVEAGQEVTFNEVVLVGGENTVVGTPLVAGATVVGTVEKQGKQKKVVTYKYKPKKGSHRKQGHRQPYTKVVINAINA
- a CDS encoding Gfo/Idh/MocA family oxidoreductase yields the protein MLKLGVIGTGAISHHFIEAAHANGEYQLVAVYSRKIETAATFASRYQDIQLFDQVEDFFKSSFDVVYIASPNSLHFVQAKAALSFGKHVILEKPAVTQPHEWLDLRQTAEKNHCFIFEAARNYHEEAFTTIKNFLADKQVLGADFNYAKYSSKMPDLLAGQTPNVFSDRFAGGALMDLGIYPLYAAIRLFGKAQDATYQAQQLDNSIDLNGDGILFYPDFQVHIKAGKNITSNLPCEIYTADGTLTLNTIEHVRSAIFSDHQGNPIQLPIQQAPHTMTEEVAAFAQMIQQPDQTFYQNWVDDASSVHDLLYTMRQTAGIRFEAEK
- a CDS encoding YoaK family protein, with amino-acid sequence MRLLPIRKISRQSKRLALFLTFCAGYVDAYTFIVRGNTLVAGQTGNVVFLSVGLIQQNVSDASAKVMTLFSFMMGVFFLTLYKEKLRIVKKPILSLIPLAVLSLIIGFVPQTVDNIYLVPPLAFCMGLVTTAFGEVSGIAYNNAFMTGNIKRTMLAFGDYFRTKHTPFLREGLIFVSLLSSFVFGVVFSAYLTIYYQEKTILGVPLMMSIFYFSMLFASWRKKGKEKA
- a CDS encoding ribosomal-processing cysteine protease Prp; the protein is MIQAVFERAEDGELRSAEITGHAESGEYGLDVVCASVSTLAINFINSIEKFAGYEPILELNEDEGGYLKVEIPADLPSHQREMTQLFFESFFLGMANLSENSSEFVQTRVITEN